One Huiozyma naganishii CBS 8797 chromosome 4, complete genome genomic region harbors:
- the ZRG17 gene encoding Zn(2+) transporter ZRG17 (similar to Saccharomyces cerevisiae ZRG17 (YNR039C); ancestral locus Anc_6.357): protein MEGAPENENAAGGAGKGTVEGNFTVPVNPRLHSANGTPVMNSIQEEESPETANAIFQTPYLNLEKNRSSVYLDMEPTPGSLNKSAFASPKLARPNSSFYGVKDGNSSSSSIIYNPSFSFGGAKDNNNTSTDATATTNLGGTGSPKFNTTSNEHEAFNQRRRGSTKYIPGVRLGPPTSRNRSPVRSPSPDRTKKSSTMLDSPFNFNTTSLNPHTPPASASRAQFRKGHRYKHSSVSMNFFQEPEVKIPLNIAKSLPIPDLRDILHNLSWPKAYSQLLVVSLQVAACLITYELGHSHSWNDYLTLSHFIAYDIVGSLVIIFVETLSQFEVWFTGSLTFPFGLNRIDVLLSFASAVSLCFVGLDLIFHVVEEIVVVFVEAPKSEHHDNIAATIPHSHYSTKDGESIIQGNNLRLWYTVLGVNALLAVLSLSKIYNVNANCKLKTKNPLVTMAYILYLVVFPFLEGGALSNISDYLATLLIATFIIIHGYTIAGWTSTILLNGFSTTEMAGLALLDYNSDQSLAAQDTTAEISSKEGSQAVKGNTRPRSYTHLPTSTVQTRKKKSLNHDPSVVKSLIKDNIENLPEFKHKCDMKNSGLLISKISFDLYIVLINVTLRNGSNEEEQRLFLAIDKCVKRYLPYSETTIEIDRI, encoded by the coding sequence ATGGAGGGAGCACCAGAAAACGAGAACGCCGCTGGAGGTGCCGGGAAGGGCACAGTTGAGGGCAATTTTACTGTACCGGTGAACCCGAGGCTACACTCTGCGAATGGAACCCCCGTGATGAACTCAATCCAGGAGGAGGAGTCGCCAGAGACCGCCAATGCGATCTTCCAGACACCGTACCTGAACCTTGAGAAAAACAGATCATCCGTGTACCTGGACATGGAACCGACACCCGGTTCGTTGAACAAGTCTGCGTTTGCATCGCCAAAATTGGCCCGTCCAAACTCGTCGTTCTACGGCGTTAAGGACGGGAACAGCTCGAGCTCAAGTATCATCTATAACccttctttctccttcgGAGGTGCCAAggataacaacaacaccagcaccgatgctactgctactacGAATTTGGGTGGTACTGGTAGCCCCAAGTTCAACACCACGTCTAACGAACATGAGGCCTTCAACCAGAGACGAAGAGGGTCTACGAAGTATATACCTGGCGTGAGGTTGGGTCCACCAACCTCTAGAAACAGGTCTCCGGTTCGATCGCCCTCCCCCGATCGGACCAAGAAATCGTCGACGATGCTGGACTCCCcgttcaacttcaacacCACGTCGTTGAACCCTCATACACCGCCGGCGTCTGCGTCGCGGGCACAGTTCAGAAAGGGCCACAGGTACAAACACTCGTCTGTCTCGATGAACTTCTTCCAGGAACCTGAGGTCAAGATCCCTCTCAATATAGCCAAATCGCTGCCGATCCCGGATCTCCGCGACATCCTGCACAACCTGTCCTGGCCCAAAGCCTACTCCCAATTGCTGGTGGTAAGCTTGCAAGTGGCGGCCTGTTTGATAACGTACGAGCTGGGCCATTCGCACTCGTGGAATGACTACCTTACGTTATCACACTTCATTGCATACGATATCGTCGGGTCGCTCGTCATAATATTTGTGGAGACGTTGAGCCAGTTTGAAGTGTGGTTCACGGGAAGTTTGACCTTCCCCTTTGGTCTGAACCGGATAGATGTCTTGCTGAGCTTTGCATCAGCGGTGTCACTATGCTTTGTTGGCCTGGATCTGATCTTCCATGTCGTGGAGGAGATAGTCGTTGTGTTTGTGGAGGCTCCCAAGAGTGAACATCACGACAACATTGCTGCAACGATACCACATTCACACTACTCGACCAAGGATGGGGAGTCCATAATACAGGGCAACAATTTGAGACTATGGTATACAGTATTGGGTGTTAACGCGCTCTTGGCCGTTCTCTCACTGTCCAAGATATACAACGTGAATGCCAACTGTAAGCTGAAGACGAAGAACCCGCTGGTCACGATGGCATACATCCTTTACCTTGTTGTGTTCCCCTTCTTGGAAGGTGGCGCACTATCCAACATATCCGACTATCTAGCGACTCTTTTGATTGCGACCTTCATCATAATACATGGGTACACTATTGCAGGATGGACTTCGACGATCCTGCTGAATGGGTTTTCCACGACTGAAATGGCTGGTCTGGCTCTACTAGACTACAACAGTGATCAATCCCTTGCGGCACAGGACACCACCGCGGAAATATCCTCGAAGGAGGGAAGTCAAGCAGTAAAGGGGAATACTAGGCCTAGGTCGTACACGCATCTGCCCACGTCCACTGTACAGACGCGGAAGAAAAAGTCTTTGAATCACGACCCAAGTGTGGTGAAGTCGCTGATCAAGGACAACATCGAGAACTTACCGGAGTTCAAACACAAATGTGACATGAAGAATTCGGGTCTGCTGATTAGCAAAATAAGTTTCGACCTGTATATTGTACTGATTAATGTAACGCTTCGAAATGGGTCCAACGAAGAGGAGCAACGACTCTTCTTAGCGATCGATAAGTGCGTCAAGCGGTACCTGCCTTACTCCGAGACCACCATAGAGATAGATAGAATATAA
- the DBP6 gene encoding putative ATP-dependent RNA helicase DBP6 (similar to Saccharomyces cerevisiae DBP6 (YNR038W); ancestral locus Anc_6.355), with protein MFAQRFEPGQEVAGGQGGVDKLQLLKSRVGPLKRRRGGAQVRDQRGKEESEDGEGLEESEDDPSESSDFSEIEVDEVDEVEVDEVEVDEVEVDGSASRKHGSVLSRFQNSVVLQDQATTVVPTENSEDASAAAVTEDTTLHPLENIPQPAIVRPTLKPEITSAHHKSLAFVNTTKVIYDNSMVKPYSQYSDLLNDKLLQNIAENYSQETFPIQTAILDTILPTINTTYKITKRNFTRRVGDVLVNAATGSGKTLSYTIPLVQTLSSRTVNRLRALILVPTKPLIHQVYDTLTKLIKGTNIIVSFSKLENSLREEHQKLINSEPDILIVTPGRLVDHINLKSISLRNLKFLVLDEADRLLNQSFQNWCHELMQQLDTEKQNVDPMPGNVIKMVFSATLTTNTAKLHDLKLYNPRLFVTDSVKLYNLPPTLQEYNIHIPTAKSLYKPLFLLRLLQLKTTTEGEEKQRAKVLVFVKSNQNSLRLASLLQILNKEGDMTVHSINSNNSKVDNKRLLAEFSRETASSTQVLITTDLMSRGIDINNITDVVNYDVPLSSQQYVHRCGRTARANAAGFAYNLLVGKGERNFWSKHIDEDISRDVSGKHVEVSEVVSTDVAGDDEAEYKDCLSSLRGQVDGVKQD; from the coding sequence ATGTTTGCCCAGAGATTTGAACCAGGACAGGAGGTTGCGGGGGGTCAAGGCGGTGTCGACAAGTTACAGTTGCTGAAGAGCAGGGTTGGACCGCTAAAGAGAAGGCGTGGTGGTGCGCAAGTGAGGGATCAGCGGGGCAAGGAGGAGTCTGAGGATGGGGAAGGTTTAGAAGAATCCGAGGACGACCCTTCAGAGTCGTCAGATTTTTCAGAGATCGAGGTCGATGAGGTCGATGAGGTTGAAGTCGATGAGGTTGAAGTCGATGAGGTTGAAGTCGACGGTTCCGCCTCCCGCAAGCACGGATCAGTGCTCTCACGGTTCCAGAATTCCGTAGTGCTGCAGGATCAAGCTACAACGGTGGTACCCACCGAAAACAGTGAAGATGCTTCTGCCGCCGCTGTTACTGAAGATACCACACTGCACCCACTAGAAAACATACCACAGCCGGCTATCGTCAGACCAACGTTGAAACCGGAAATTACCTCCGCACACCACAAGTCCCTCGCGTTCGTCAACACTACAAAAGTCATATACGACAACTCAATGGTTAAACCATACTCCCAATACTCCGATCTCTTGAACGACAAACTGCTTCAAAACATCGCAGAGAACTACTCACAGGAGACGTTCCCGATCCAAACAGCTATACTGGACACAATTCTACCAACGATAAACACCACGTACAAAATCACAAAGCGGAACTTCACAAGAAGAGTTGGAGACGTGCTTGTTAACGCAGCTACAGGGTCAGGAAAAACACTCAGTTACACAATCCCCTTAGTGCAGACTCTCAGCTCCAGAACGGTCAACAGACTCCGTGCACTCATCCTCGTCCCAACAAAACCGCTTATCCACCAAGTGTACGATACACTGACAAAACTGATCAAAGGTACAAACATCATCGTCAGCTTCTCcaaattggaaaattcGCTGAGAGAAGAACACCAGAAACTAATCAACTCAGAACCAGACATCCTCATTGTCACTCCGGGCAGACTCGTAGACCACATCAATTTGAAATCCATCTCCTTGCGCAACTTAAAATTCCTAGTCCTAGATGAAGCGGACAGATTGCTTAACCAgtctttccaaaactggTGTCATGAACTCATGCAACAACTGGACACAGAGAAGCAAAACGTCGACCCAATGCCAGGGAACGTCATCAAAATGGTCTTCAGTGCTACATTGACTACAAACACGGCAAAATTGCACGACCTCAAACTGTACAATCCAAGACTGTTCGTCACAGACTCAGTCAAACTGTACAATCTGCCACCAACGTTGCAAGAATACAACATTCACATCCCAACGGCCAAGTCCCTGTACAAACCTCTGTTCCTATTGAGACTGTTGCAGTTAAAGACCACCACTGAGGGTGAAGAGAAGCAACGGGCAAAGGTCCTCGTGTTCGTCAAATCCAACCAAAACTCTCTCAGACTCGCATCACTACTgcaaattttgaacaaggaAGGAGACATGACTGTCCACTCGATCAACTCAAACAACTCAAAGGTGGATAACAAAAGATTGCTAGCCGAGTTCTCCAGGGAGACAGCATCCTCAACCCAGGTGCTGATCACCACGGACCTGATGTCCAGAGGTATAgacatcaacaacattaCAGACGTCGTGAACTACGACGTCCCCTTGTCTTCTCAACAGTACGTGCATCGGTGTGGGAGAACCGCAAGAGCAAACGCTGCAGGGTTCGCGTACAATTTGCTCGTCGGGAAAGGTGAACGCAATTTCTGGAGCAAACACATAGACGAGGATATTAGCAGAGACGTCAGCGGGAAACATGTAGAGGTCTCCGAGGTCGTCAGTACTGACGTGGCCGGGGATGACGAAGCAGAGTATAAGGACTGTCTCTCATCCCTTCGGGGACAAGTGGACGGTGTTAAACAGGACTAG
- the RSM19 gene encoding mitochondrial 37S ribosomal protein uS19m (similar to Saccharomyces cerevisiae RSM19 (YNR037C); ancestral locus Anc_6.354) produces the protein MLATAVRLSRSAWKGPNVVPLPVRDALAKGTPIRTNARSATVLPQFVGLKFQIHNGKEYVPVEITEDMVGHKLGEFAHTRKRLSYELKKK, from the coding sequence ATGTTGGCGACGGCGGTGAGACTGTCGCGGTCCGCGTGGAAGGGTCCCAACGTGGTTCCTCTGCCCGTGCGGGACGCGCTGGCGAAGGGGACACCGATCCGCACGAACGCCAGGTCGGCAACGGTGTTGCCGCAGTTTGTTGGGTTGAAGTTCCAGATCCACAACGGCAAAGAGTACGTCCCAGTGGAGATCACGGAGGATATGGTCGGACACAAGCTGGGGGAGTTTGCACACACGCGCAAACGGCTCAGTTatgaattgaagaagaagtag
- the MRPS12 gene encoding mitochondrial 37S ribosomal protein uS12m (similar to Saccharomyces cerevisiae YNR036C; ancestral locus Anc_6.352) — protein MVTPFRTPLMPRCGLLPFTRTLSTTSFCQATINQIRRGSGPPRRRKVSESPDLERCPFKRGVVVRVMVLKPKKPNSAQRKACRVRLSNGKVVSAYIPGEGHNAQEHSIVYVRGGRCQDLPGVKYHLVRGAGDLGGVLNRISSRSKYGVKRPTKT, from the coding sequence ATGGTTACACCCTTTCGCACGCCGTTGATGCCCCGCTGCGGGTTATTACCGTTCACTAGGACCCTGTCGACGACCTCCTTCTGCCAGGCGACTATTAACCAGATCCGTCGTGGGAGCGGGCCCCCCAGGAGGCGCAAAGTGTCCGAGTCCCCCGACTTGGAACGGTGTCCCTTCAAGAGAGGGGTTGTTGTGCGTGTAATGGTGTTGAAGCCCAAGAAACCGAACTCTGCACAGCGTAAGGCCTGTAGGGTACGGTTATCCAACGGGAAAGTGGTCTCCGCGTACATCCCAGGGGAGGGGCACAATGCACAGGAGCACAGTATCGTGTACGTCCGCGGCGGGAGGTGTCAGGACCTCCCAGGTGTAAAGTACCATCTCGTCCGGGGCGCTGGCGACTTGGGGGGGGTACTCAATCGCATCTCTTCAAGATCGAAATACGGAGTCAAGAGACCCACAAAGACCTGA
- the ARC35 gene encoding Arc35p (similar to Saccharomyces cerevisiae ARC35 (YNR035C); ancestral locus Anc_6.351), whose amino-acid sequence MLQLKPYNLLIQKTVSEAVEAAQQGRPLALDRIISDFDYTTFHMYNTAEDQAGTVYLSVRTKAWQSVLQCGGLLEYLQEVYSGCTGVTLLQQPEQGYDLTLALQLTSSPTEDTVLQLSLLKTHIMASPFKLAFKEFDVLKNVPVDPETAQLQQGPASSLFAIQYRDDETIFIKPANDRITVIFDTVFEDETDKIFGKVFLQEFVDARKRNRSIQSAPQVLYSHERPLELGSSNHPNLQGQPSRGYITFVLFPRHFQTQEVQLSSVYQLVLFRNYFHYHIKCAKAYMHSRMRYRVNTFVKVLNRAKVDDDDNDNQPAAESSTGATSTGPTRRTATGRKLVY is encoded by the coding sequence ATGCTGCAATTGAAACCGTACAACTTACTCATCCAGAAGACGGTCAGCGAGGCCGTAGAGGCCGCCCAGCAGGGCAGACCGCTCGCGTTGGACCGTATCATCTCAGACTTCGACTACACCACTTTCCACATGTACAACACTGCAGAGGATCAAGCGGGCACCGTGTACCTCAGCGTGCGTACGAAAGCGTGGCAGAGTGTGTTGCAATGCGGTGGGCTGTTGGAGTACTTGCAGGAGGTGTACAGTGGTTGCACCGGTGTGACGCTGCTACAGCAACCGGAACAAGGGTACGACTTGACGTTGGCGTTGCAACTTACAAGTTCCCCCACAGAGGATACCGTGTTGCAACTGTCTTTGCTCAAGACTCACATCATGGCGTCGCCCTTCAAGTTGGCGTTCAAAGAGTTCGACGTCTTGAAGAATGTGCCCGTGGACCCGGAAACTGCTCAATTGCAACAGGGGCCAGCGTCCAGTCTGTTCGCGATACAGTACAGGGATGATGAGACTATCTTCATCAAGCCCGCGAACGACAGGATCACGGTCATCTTCGACACCGTCTTCGAAGATGAGACGGACAAGATCTTTGGGAAAGTGTTCCTGCAGGAGTTTGTCGACGCGAGGAAGCGTAACAGGTCTATCCAATCCGCCCCGCAGGTACTGTACTCGCACGAGCGACCCCTAGAACTgggcagcagcaaccaccCTAATCTACAGGGGCAACCTTCCCGCGGGTACATCACGTTTGTGTTGTTCCCCAGACACTTCCAAACGCAGGAAGTCCAATTATCCTCCGTGTACCAGTTAGTCCTCTTCAGGAACTACTTCCACTACCACATCAAGTGTGCCAAGGCGTACATGCACTCGCGTATGCGCTACAGGGTCAACACTTTCGTGAAAGTGCTCAACAGGGCCAAAGTggacgatgacgacaaCGACAATCAGCCAGCAGCCGAGTCCAGCACGGGTGCAACCTCAACGGGGCccacaagaagaacagcCACGGGTCGCAAACTCGTCTACTGA
- the KNAG0D00340 gene encoding uncharacterized protein (ancestral locus Anc_6.347), producing the protein MVWFVVVRVVSWSVYGTFAAINRYFHYKTHWRDYPLTLAVVTVNMLLLLMTDFMLPLDIFHTSLWDRPAGDTTGPELPIGANATAGLPLSLLKREQPQGQAARGAFYVVWPTVYWLQFVICWFAIPVLISYIGLKYAAAYEEKRRKFVMAVYSNLKFYLLCLLGVAVGVVYLVFSTGHAIREFKPLLISMAHLYSLSYTLILLSRGVVLLPRALLNFASVPTTEAHNSLYVELSRRNDDLNDSQVNVLESAAGILQTQEVRNGDVLFNQLLLDCQQEVRGRIEGLNLQSVTGAGGSSGTSQIASLDKLNKTYNKFITHYYNYCYYQNQSNTIIHVLAQTGKTQLDLVRKYVIVALGVVSTVLSAFIVVLEVSPTKWAHGWVFLGSSWYNFILVFVILTYNTVASLYAMSQIKFSNFHLIANGGSNPANVLYYSLYSSRLLFPLCFNLMTLIPAAGSPQDESVFAQTLYGDVTLIPLVNALNKYLPPVFLVLVPLSFKYDIKEKILLRVLGEDYYYQFFGMMPYDPDSVQDDIEGSRTHVDEDYQYFLEDGRYLFERASANNVQRADSIEIGLTRASREGTAVRETTTQDDTTTPLSYI; encoded by the coding sequence ATGGTATGGTTCGTTGTCGTTCGGGTGGTCTCGTGGTCCGTGTACGGCACGTTTGCCGCGATTAACAGGTACTTCCACTACAAGACCCACTGGAGGGACTATCCGTTGACTTTGGCTGTGGTCACCGTGAAcatgctgctgctgctgatgacAGACTTCATGCTGCCTCTAGATATATTCCATACGTCGTTGTGGGACCGTCCAGCGGGGGATACTACTGGCCCCGAGTTGCCAATTGGCGCGAATGCGACAGCAGGTTTGCCCTTGTCCCTGCTGAAGAGGGAGCAACCGCAGGGCCAAGCCGCACGAGGTGCGTTCTATGTGGTGTGGCCCACCGTATACTGGCTGCAATTCGTCATATGTTGGTTCGCGATCCCAGTGCTTATCTCGTACATTGGGCTCAAGTACGCGGCCGCAtacgaggagaagagacgCAAGTTTGTCATGGCAGTGTACTCAAACCTCAAGTTTTACCTGCTGTGCCTCTTGGGGGTCGCCGTCGGTGTAGTGTACCTTGTGTTCAGTACGGGTCATGCAATACGCGAGTTCAAACCGCTGCTTATCTCCATGGCACACCTGTACTCGTTGAGTTACACGCTAATCCTATTATCCCGGGGGGTCGTGCTCCTGCCGAGGGCATTACTCAACTTCGCTAGCGTGCCAACAACGGAGGCACACAACTCGCTGTACGTGGAGCTTAGTAGACGCAACGACGACCTCAACGACTCGCAGGTGAACGTCCTCGAGTCCGCAGCGGGGATCCTTCAAACGCAAGAGGTCAGGAACGGTGACGTCCTGTTCAACCAGTTACTGCTCGATTGCCAACAGGAGGTCCGTGGGAGGATTGAGGGGCTTAATTTACAATCAGTGACAGGGGCCGGCGGGTCCAGTGGTACCTCGCAGATCGCTTCCCTGGACAAGCTCAACAAGACTTACAACAAGTTCATTACACATTACTACaactactgctactaccAGAACCAATCGAACACAATCATCCATGTACTTGCGCAGACGGGGAAGACGCAACTGGACCTTGTGCGGAAGTACGTCATCGTGGCTCTCGGTGTCGTCTCCACCGTGCTCTCTGCGTTTATCGTCGTCCTAGAGGTGTCCCCTACCAAATGGGCCCACGGGTGGGTTTTCCTCGGGTCCAGCTGGTACAACTTCATCCTTGTGTTTGTGATCCTGACTTACAACACGGTAGCCTCTCTGTACGCCATGAGTCAGATCAAGTTCAGTAACTTCCACCTGATAGCAAACGGCGGGAGCAATCCAGCGAACGTGCTCTATTATTCCCTGTACTCTAGTCGGTTACTGTTCCCGCTGTGTTTCAACCTGATGACGTTAATCCCCGCCGCAGGGTCCCCACAGGACGAGTCCGTGTTTGCACAGACGTTGTACGGGGACGTCACGTTGATCCCACTGGTCAATGCGTTGAACAAGTACCTCCCACCTGTGTTCCTCGTTCTCGTGCCGCtgtccttcaagtacgaCATCAAAGAGAAGATCTTGCTCCGCGTGCTGGGGGAGGACTACTACTACCAGTTCTTCGGGATGATGCCGTACGACCCAGACTCGGTACAGGACGACATCGAGGGTTCCCGCACTCACGTCGACGAGGACTACCAGTACTTCTTGGAGGACGGACGATACTTGTTCGAAAGGGCTTCTGCGAACAATGTGCAGAGAGCGGATAGCATTGAGATCGGGTTGACGAGAGCCAGCCGTGAGGGAACTGCAGTGAGGGAAACTACTACGCAAGACGACACGACTACGCCGTTGTCGTACATATAG
- the SOL1 gene encoding Sol1p (similar to Saccharomyces cerevisiae SOL2 (YCR073W-A) and SOL1 (YNR034W); ancestral locus Anc_6.345) — MTTTVPKVFAFHEFSGVAEAVADYVVYAQNGALLPKERRPSNVSLAASNYDSSDMQRVLSTKSMSSAREKKDRPKKEQRFKIAISGGSLIQVLHEGLLSRTDVQWGKWDIYFADERLVPFESDQSNYGQAKRKIFDLIDTEKYGTPNIYHIDESLIDDPQECADSYEKVLIRGFAGRDSVKLPMFDLFLLGCAPDGHIASLFPNFQENLREKLAWVVPVEKAPSGPSERISLTIPVICHSHRVIFVVEGATKAPIIKMIMERPEKGLPSSIVNEGAAGRVSWFVDDDALTDVFVTKKKYKFHQQLEFNEPFST; from the coding sequence ATGACGACCACTGTGCCTAAAGTGTTTGCCTTCCATGAGTTTTCCGGGGTGGCAGAGGCCGTGGCCGATTACGTAGTGTACGCGCAGAACGGGGCACTATTGCCCAAGGAGAGGAGGCCCTCGAACGTGTCCCTGGCAGCTAGCAATTACGACTCGAGCGACATGCAGCGTGTGCTCTCGACGAAGAGCATGTCGTCTGCTagggagaagaaggatCGTCCAAAGAAGGAGCAACGGTTTAAGATTGCCATCTCCGGTGGGTCGCTTATTCAGGTGCTCCACGAGGGGCTGCTGAGCAGAACCGACGTGCAGTGGGGCAAGTGGGATATATACTTTGCTGACGAACGGCTCGTGCCCTTTGAATCGGACCAGAGTAACTACGGGCAAGCCAAGAGGAAAATATTTGACCTTATTGACACGGAGAAGTACGGTACGCCAAACATCTACCACATTGACGAATCCCTGATCGATGACCCACAGGAGTGCGCAGACAGTTACGAGAAAGTACTCATTAGAGGTTTCGCAGGTAGGGACTCGGTCAAACTTCCGATGTTCGATCTTTTCTTGCTAGGTTGCGCTCCAGATGGACACATTGCCTCGCTGTTCCCCAATTTCCAAGAAAACTTGCGTGAGAAACTCGCATGGGTCGTCCCCGTGGAAAAGGCCCCCAGTGGGCCTAGCGAAAGGATATCCTTGACTATCCCGGTCATCTGCCACTCGCACAGGGTCATCTTCGTGGTGGAAGGTGCCACGAAGGCCCCGATCATCAAGATGATCATGGAGAGACCAGAGAAGGGACTTCCAAGCAGTATCGTCAACGAAGGCGCTGCAGGGCGTGTGTCCTGGTTTGTGGACGACGACGCACTAACTGACGTCTTTGTCACAAAAAAGAAGTACAAGTTCCATCAACAATTGGAGTTCAATGAACCGTTTAGCACCTAG